The following coding sequences are from one Rhodanobacteraceae bacterium window:
- a CDS encoding TRAP transporter small permease translates to MAAVSLLLIAAVQLWQVYARYVLNDSPGWSEPVALLLMNTALFCGAAVGVRREQHFSFSLLQDAAPPALQRWLRSLSQAVVGALGGLLVWGGGVLYAADAGVAIAGTRLSEGVRYLPLCVGGALMCLFALERLWLIWQSREER, encoded by the coding sequence CTGGCGGCCGTGTCGCTGTTGCTGATCGCTGCAGTGCAGTTGTGGCAGGTGTATGCGCGCTATGTGCTGAATGACTCGCCCGGCTGGAGCGAGCCAGTCGCGCTGCTGCTGATGAACACGGCGCTGTTCTGTGGCGCCGCCGTGGGCGTGCGCCGGGAGCAGCATTTCAGCTTCTCACTGCTGCAGGACGCGGCGCCGCCGGCGCTGCAGCGCTGGCTGCGCAGCCTGTCGCAAGCGGTTGTCGGCGCACTGGGCGGGTTGCTGGTCTGGGGCGGCGGCGTGCTGTACGCGGCGGATGCGGGTGTCGCCATCGCCGGCACCCGCCTCAGCGAGGGCGTGCGCTACCTGCCGCTGTGCGTCGGCGGCGCCCTGATGTGCCTGTTCGCGCTGGAGCGGCTGTGGCTGATCTGGCAGTCGCGGGAGGAGCGCTGA
- a CDS encoding TRAP transporter large permease, producing the protein MAIALLFGVFALLLLAGVPVAFALAASAAATVAWLDLPPLVTVIELASGANSSTLIAIPLFILTGEIMLRGGLSDRIIGFAGSLVGHLRGGLGQVNVVASLLFGGVSGSAIADVSAIGGTMIPQMKQRGFDADFAVNVSITAALVALLVPPSHNLILYSAAAGGSVSIADLFAAGIIPALMLMLSVMTTTWLIARRRGYAVEAFPGARAVLRRLVVALPGLLLIGLILGGIRAGIFTAVESAAIAVLYALTVALLVYRQLRWAAFVRILTGAVRTTGAILFVIASAAAFGWMLAYLEVPTAAVAALRAVSDSPTIVLLLMVAALLLLGTFMDMAPLIIICTPIFLPVAKAFQISPVHFGVILILTAGIGLITPPVGSVLFVGAGIGQIRVGEALRTIWPFYLAALTVLLLVAFIPALSLWLPAALR; encoded by the coding sequence ATGGCCATCGCCCTGTTGTTCGGCGTGTTTGCGCTGTTGCTGCTCGCCGGCGTCCCAGTGGCATTCGCCCTCGCCGCCTCGGCTGCAGCCACGGTGGCATGGCTCGACCTGCCGCCACTGGTGACGGTGATCGAGTTGGCGTCGGGTGCGAACTCGAGCACCCTGATCGCGATTCCGCTGTTCATCCTGACCGGCGAGATCATGCTTCGGGGCGGCCTGTCCGATCGCATCATTGGCTTTGCCGGGAGCCTGGTCGGGCACCTCCGCGGCGGACTTGGCCAGGTCAATGTGGTGGCGTCGCTGCTCTTCGGCGGCGTCTCCGGATCGGCCATCGCGGATGTGTCGGCGATCGGCGGCACCATGATTCCGCAGATGAAGCAGCGCGGTTTCGATGCGGATTTCGCGGTCAATGTATCGATCACGGCTGCGCTGGTCGCGCTGCTGGTGCCGCCCTCGCACAACCTGATCCTGTATTCGGCCGCAGCGGGCGGCAGCGTTTCGATCGCCGACCTGTTCGCGGCCGGCATCATCCCGGCGTTGATGCTGATGCTCTCGGTGATGACGACCACCTGGCTGATCGCGCGCCGCCGCGGCTACGCGGTGGAAGCCTTCCCGGGCGCGCGCGCCGTGCTGCGGCGCCTGGTGGTGGCGCTGCCCGGCCTGCTGCTGATCGGCCTGATCCTCGGCGGCATCCGGGCGGGCATCTTTACCGCGGTGGAGAGCGCGGCGATCGCCGTGCTCTACGCGCTGACGGTCGCGCTGCTGGTCTACCGGCAGCTGCGCTGGGCGGCCTTCGTGCGCATCCTGACCGGCGCGGTGCGCACCACCGGTGCGATCCTGTTCGTGATCGCGTCGGCGGCCGCCTTCGGCTGGATGCTGGCCTACCTGGAAGTCCCCACGGCTGCGGTGGCAGCGCTGCGCGCAGTGTCGGACAGCCCGACCATCGTGCTGCTGCTGATGGTCGCAGCGCTGCTGCTGCTCGGCACTTTCATGGACATGGCACCGCTGATCATCATCTGCACCCCGATCTTCCTGCCGGTCGCCAAAGCCTTCCAGATCTCGCCGGTGCACTTCGGCGTGATCCTCATTCTGACCGCCGGCATCGGCCTGATCACGCCGCCGGTGGGCTCGGTGCTGTTCGTCGGGGCCGGCATCGGCCAGATCCGCGTGGGCGAAGCCCTGCGCACAATCTGGCCCTTCTATCTTGCCGCGCTGACGGTGCTGCTGCTGGTGGCCTTCATCCCGGCGCTGTCGCTGTGGCTGCCGGCGGCATTGCGTTGA